Proteins co-encoded in one Rhodococcus sp. PAMC28707 genomic window:
- the murC gene encoding UDP-N-acetylmuramate--L-alanine ligase — MSELPAELARVHMVGIGGAGMSGIARILLARGGQVSGSDAKESRGVLALRARGAQVRVGHDSSALDMLPGGPTVVVTTLAAIPKDNPELVAAEERGIPIVLRPAVLSSLMDGYRALLVSGTHGKTSTTSMLVVALQHCGFDPSFAVGGELNEAGTNAHHGSGDVFVAEADESDGSLLQYSPNVVIVTNIEADHLDYFGTTEAYVQVFDDFAALLEPGGVLVACMDDPGSAALAQRIHARALPGVRVLGYGSANVDVGEVEMAVRLLNWEPEDVGGVAQLLVAGEEKPRTLRLGVPGRHTALNALAAFSAGCQVGAGVDELLAGLAGFGGVHRRFQLRGREHGVRVFDDYAHHPTEVRAVLTAAQQLVAGVAGPDERGRVIVVFQPHLYSRTETFASEFGTALSLADEVVVLDVYGAREEPLPGVTGALVATAVTVPVNYQPDLSLVAKQVAALTAPGDVVITMGAGDVTMLAGPILDALRSKTDFRIGQGRASE; from the coding sequence ATGTCCGAGCTTCCAGCCGAGCTCGCGAGAGTGCACATGGTCGGCATCGGCGGTGCCGGTATGTCGGGCATTGCACGTATTCTGCTGGCTCGTGGTGGCCAGGTTTCCGGATCGGATGCCAAGGAGAGCCGCGGAGTTCTTGCGCTTCGGGCACGTGGTGCCCAAGTCCGAGTCGGGCACGACAGTTCCGCTTTGGACATGCTGCCGGGTGGACCCACCGTCGTCGTCACGACGCTCGCCGCGATTCCGAAAGACAATCCCGAACTCGTCGCTGCCGAGGAACGCGGTATTCCGATCGTGCTGCGGCCTGCCGTTCTGTCCTCGTTGATGGACGGGTATCGCGCCCTGCTGGTGTCCGGGACCCATGGAAAGACCTCTACGACGTCGATGCTCGTGGTTGCGTTGCAGCACTGCGGATTCGACCCCTCGTTCGCCGTCGGTGGTGAGCTCAACGAGGCCGGTACCAATGCTCACCACGGCAGCGGCGACGTATTCGTAGCGGAGGCCGATGAGAGCGACGGTTCCCTGCTGCAGTACAGCCCGAACGTCGTGATCGTCACCAATATCGAGGCCGATCATCTCGACTACTTCGGCACGACCGAGGCCTACGTGCAGGTATTCGATGATTTCGCGGCCTTGCTCGAGCCAGGCGGGGTGTTGGTCGCCTGCATGGACGACCCGGGGTCCGCCGCCCTCGCTCAGCGAATCCACGCACGTGCACTACCAGGGGTTCGGGTGCTCGGTTACGGATCGGCGAACGTCGATGTGGGCGAGGTAGAGATGGCGGTCCGTCTTCTCAACTGGGAACCTGAGGATGTCGGGGGTGTGGCCCAACTGTTGGTCGCGGGTGAGGAGAAGCCGCGGACGTTGCGCCTGGGGGTTCCTGGACGTCACACAGCGCTCAATGCTCTTGCCGCGTTCAGCGCAGGGTGTCAGGTAGGGGCCGGGGTCGACGAACTACTGGCCGGTCTCGCCGGCTTCGGTGGCGTTCATCGGCGGTTCCAGCTCCGTGGGCGCGAACACGGCGTTCGCGTCTTCGACGACTATGCGCACCACCCGACGGAGGTTCGTGCAGTGCTGACTGCGGCACAGCAACTCGTCGCTGGAGTCGCAGGCCCAGACGAGCGTGGACGGGTGATCGTGGTCTTCCAACCGCACCTGTATTCGCGGACCGAAACTTTCGCTTCGGAGTTCGGCACGGCGTTGAGCCTTGCCGACGAGGTGGTCGTACTCGATGTGTACGGCGCGCGCGAAGAACCGCTCCCCGGGGTCACCGGTGCTCTCGTTGCAACGGCGGTGACCGTTCCGGTCAACTATCAGCCGGATCTATCTTTGGTAGCCAAGCAGGTTGCCGCGCTGACCGCCCCCGGTGACGTGGTCATCACCATGGGCGCCGGCGATGTCACGATGTTGGCCGGACCCATTCTCGATGCGTTGCGGTCGAAGACCGACTTCAGGATCGGGCAAGGTCGGGCATCGGAGTGA
- the murG gene encoding undecaprenyldiphospho-muramoylpentapeptide beta-N-acetylglucosaminyltransferase, translating to MNARTRPPVTRALSVVVAGGGTAGHIEPALAVADALRALDPEIRITALGTERGLETTLVPARGYPLALIPPVPLPRKPTLDLLRLPGKLVRSVRRTKKVFAETEADVLVGFGGYVALPAYIAARCARDSRRIPIVLHEANASAGIANKVGARLATRVLAAVPGSGVSARGAQDAEIVGIPVRPTITGLDRASRRGEARAYFGLPADGPVLLVFGGSQGARSLNDAVSGAAAELAAAGVSVLHAHGPKNTIDVESIEGTKAAYIAVSYLTRMDLAYAAADLAMCRSGAMTVAEVSATGLPGVYVPLPHGNGEQELNARPVVDAGGGILVQDAQIDAAYVGSTIVELITDTERIAAMSIAAGSAGHRDAAATVAEIVVDVASARPNEASLS from the coding sequence GTGAATGCACGAACTCGACCGCCGGTCACCAGAGCACTGTCCGTCGTCGTAGCGGGCGGAGGAACTGCAGGACACATCGAGCCTGCTCTCGCTGTCGCCGACGCACTACGCGCTCTCGATCCCGAAATCCGGATTACCGCGCTCGGCACAGAACGAGGTCTCGAGACCACTCTCGTGCCGGCACGTGGGTATCCGCTTGCACTGATTCCTCCCGTTCCGCTGCCGCGCAAACCGACACTCGACTTGCTTCGATTGCCAGGAAAACTGGTTCGATCGGTGCGGAGGACAAAAAAGGTGTTCGCCGAGACGGAAGCGGACGTGCTCGTGGGATTCGGCGGATACGTCGCTCTCCCCGCCTACATCGCTGCGCGGTGCGCTCGTGACAGTCGACGCATACCGATCGTTCTGCACGAAGCCAACGCAAGTGCAGGGATTGCCAACAAGGTCGGCGCCCGTCTGGCTACTCGGGTGCTGGCGGCCGTGCCGGGCTCCGGCGTATCCGCTCGCGGTGCGCAGGATGCGGAGATAGTTGGAATACCCGTACGACCTACGATCACCGGACTGGACAGAGCTTCTCGTCGTGGAGAAGCGCGAGCATATTTCGGGTTACCCGCGGACGGCCCCGTGTTGCTGGTGTTCGGCGGATCGCAAGGTGCACGCTCGCTGAACGACGCAGTGTCCGGCGCTGCTGCCGAACTCGCCGCCGCGGGGGTCTCGGTCCTGCATGCGCACGGCCCGAAGAACACCATCGACGTCGAGTCGATCGAAGGCACAAAGGCTGCGTACATTGCTGTTTCGTACCTCACCCGCATGGATCTGGCCTATGCGGCCGCAGATCTGGCGATGTGCCGCTCCGGTGCCATGACCGTCGCCGAGGTGTCGGCGACGGGGCTGCCCGGTGTGTATGTACCGTTGCCGCACGGCAACGGTGAGCAAGAATTGAATGCTCGGCCCGTCGTCGATGCGGGGGGCGGGATATTGGTGCAGGACGCGCAGATCGACGCGGCGTACGTCGGTAGCACGATCGTCGAATTGATCACCGATACCGAGCGCATCGCTGCTATGTCCATCGCAGCGGGGAGTGCAGGTCACCGCGACGCTGCAGCTACGGTTGCGGAGATCGTGGTAGACGTCGCCTCGGCTCGACCAAACGAAGCGTCACTGTCGTGA
- the murD gene encoding UDP-N-acetylmuramoyl-L-alanine--D-glutamate ligase has protein sequence MSETADATGYDEDLTWLRGRTVLVAGARVSGLAAVQPLLELGADVLVTDSDPGALDNARALGAGVVLQDELLADTDRIGALALVVTSPGLRADSPVLAAAANHGVDIWGDVELSWRIDRAGIYGPPTRWLVVTGTNGKTTTTSMLASILKSAGIDSVACGNIGLPILDALRLSPHPRVLAVELSSFQLFWAPSVHPAAGAVLNIAEDHLDWHGGMDGYVESKARALNGDIAVVGLDDARAAALSAISPADRVIGFRLSEPADGEFGIIGDHLVDNAFADREQIVPVSAVVPAGPAGWMNALAASALARAIGVGADHVADGIRTYQVGPHRGAVVRTTNEVTFVDDSKATNPHAARSSLLAYPRVVWIAGGLLKGAAIDELVVEIAPRLVAALVIGRDGIQIAEAVARHAPDVPVVRYPAGDDADVTHVAVDADVVMRAVVQEATRRARPGDTVLLAPAAASLDMFVDYGHRGRSFAEAVVDLDSADIGHAIGPVS, from the coding sequence GTGTCCGAGACTGCCGACGCGACCGGATACGACGAAGATCTGACGTGGCTTCGGGGACGCACCGTCCTTGTCGCAGGCGCTCGCGTGTCCGGCTTGGCGGCGGTGCAGCCGCTGCTCGAGTTGGGAGCGGACGTTCTGGTCACCGATTCGGATCCGGGGGCGCTGGACAACGCCCGCGCACTCGGGGCGGGCGTCGTGTTGCAGGACGAGCTACTCGCCGACACCGATCGAATCGGTGCACTCGCACTGGTGGTGACGAGCCCTGGATTACGAGCTGATTCGCCGGTGCTGGCGGCGGCCGCGAACCACGGTGTCGACATCTGGGGCGACGTCGAGTTGTCATGGCGGATCGATCGTGCCGGAATCTACGGCCCGCCGACGAGATGGCTGGTCGTCACCGGTACAAACGGCAAAACCACGACAACGTCGATGCTGGCCTCGATATTGAAGTCCGCAGGGATCGACAGCGTCGCGTGCGGGAACATCGGTCTGCCGATACTCGATGCCCTTCGACTCTCGCCGCATCCGCGGGTGTTGGCCGTCGAACTGTCGTCTTTCCAGTTGTTCTGGGCTCCGTCGGTGCACCCCGCCGCGGGTGCGGTGCTCAATATCGCGGAAGACCATCTCGATTGGCACGGTGGTATGGATGGTTACGTCGAGTCCAAGGCCCGGGCGCTGAACGGTGATATCGCTGTGGTCGGTCTCGACGACGCCCGCGCCGCCGCGCTCTCGGCGATATCGCCGGCGGACCGCGTGATCGGATTCCGATTGTCCGAGCCTGCGGACGGCGAGTTCGGCATAATCGGTGATCATCTGGTGGATAACGCGTTCGCCGATAGGGAGCAGATCGTGCCGGTGTCGGCGGTGGTGCCCGCCGGTCCCGCCGGGTGGATGAACGCGCTTGCGGCCTCTGCTCTGGCTCGCGCGATAGGCGTCGGCGCGGACCATGTGGCCGACGGTATCCGTACTTATCAGGTTGGCCCCCATCGCGGCGCCGTGGTTCGCACGACGAACGAAGTGACGTTCGTGGACGACTCGAAGGCCACCAACCCGCATGCTGCACGGTCTTCGCTCCTCGCATATCCCCGCGTCGTTTGGATCGCAGGGGGACTGCTCAAGGGCGCTGCCATCGATGAACTCGTCGTCGAAATCGCTCCGCGTCTCGTCGCCGCACTTGTCATCGGCCGCGATGGGATCCAGATCGCAGAGGCGGTGGCGCGACACGCACCGGATGTTCCCGTTGTGCGGTATCCGGCGGGAGACGATGCTGATGTGACTCATGTTGCTGTAGATGCTGACGTAGTGATGCGGGCGGTCGTCCAAGAGGCAACACGTCGAGCGCGGCCCGGCGACACCGTGCTGCTGGCACCTGCAGCGGCGTCTCTCGACATGTTCGTCGACTATGGGCATCGCGGTCGCAGCTTCGCCGAGGCCGTAGTCGATCTCGACTCCGCGGATATCGGCCACGCCATCGGGCCGGTATCGTGA
- the ftsZ gene encoding cell division protein FtsZ, producing MTPPHNYLAVIKVVGIGGGGVNAVNRMIEQGLKGVEFIAVNTDAQALLMSDADVKLDVGRELTRGLGAGADPEVGRRAADDHKDEIEEVLKGADMVFVTAGEGGGTGTGGAPVVANIARKLGALTVGVVTRPFSFEGKRRGGQADTGIQQLRESCDTLIVIPNDRLLQLGDAAVSLMDAFRSADEVLLNGVQGITDLITTPGLINVDFADVKGVMSGAGSALMGIGSSRGEGRAIKAAESAINSPLLEASMEGARGVLLSIAGGSDLGLFEINEAASLVQEAAHIDANIIFGTVIDDSLGDEVRVTVIAAGFDGGTPTRRPVEATPGNARGPVGSARSGEVSSSKPSDSTSSAGVFRDSAGAPSGSSLPPLPNSESRTAPSNSVPGTGRRVPVSEEEGEDEVDVPSFMRR from the coding sequence ATGACGCCCCCGCACAACTACCTCGCCGTAATCAAGGTCGTCGGCATCGGCGGCGGCGGCGTTAACGCGGTCAACCGAATGATCGAACAGGGACTCAAGGGAGTCGAGTTCATCGCGGTCAACACCGATGCTCAAGCACTTCTCATGAGCGACGCCGACGTCAAACTCGATGTAGGTCGCGAGCTGACTCGCGGACTCGGTGCCGGAGCGGACCCCGAAGTGGGTCGCCGCGCCGCAGACGATCACAAAGACGAGATCGAAGAGGTCCTCAAGGGGGCCGATATGGTTTTCGTCACCGCAGGTGAAGGCGGTGGCACCGGTACCGGTGGCGCGCCCGTCGTCGCCAATATCGCACGCAAACTCGGTGCTCTGACTGTCGGAGTCGTCACACGACCGTTCTCGTTCGAGGGCAAGCGTCGCGGCGGCCAGGCCGACACCGGAATTCAGCAACTTCGCGAATCCTGCGACACGCTGATAGTGATCCCCAACGATCGACTACTGCAGTTGGGAGATGCGGCCGTCAGTTTGATGGATGCATTCCGAAGTGCGGACGAGGTGCTACTCAACGGCGTTCAGGGAATCACCGATCTCATCACGACTCCAGGGTTGATCAACGTCGACTTCGCAGATGTGAAGGGTGTCATGTCCGGCGCCGGTAGCGCCCTGATGGGAATCGGATCCTCACGCGGTGAGGGTCGGGCCATCAAGGCGGCGGAATCTGCCATCAATTCGCCGTTGCTCGAAGCATCGATGGAAGGCGCCCGAGGCGTACTGCTGTCGATTGCCGGTGGTTCCGACCTGGGTCTGTTCGAGATCAACGAGGCTGCGTCGCTGGTGCAGGAAGCCGCTCACATCGACGCCAACATCATCTTCGGTACGGTCATCGACGATTCACTCGGCGACGAGGTGCGGGTCACCGTGATCGCCGCCGGTTTCGACGGTGGCACCCCGACTCGTCGGCCCGTGGAAGCTACGCCCGGGAATGCGCGCGGACCCGTCGGTTCGGCCCGGTCCGGCGAAGTGTCCTCGTCGAAGCCATCGGATTCGACCAGTTCGGCGGGAGTTTTTCGTGATTCCGCAGGTGCTCCGAGCGGAAGTAGTCTTCCGCCGCTACCGAATTCGGAGTCACGCACCGCGCCGTCGAACAGTGTGCCCGGAACTGGACGACGCGTACCGGTGTCCGAAGAAGAGGGCGAAGACGAGGTCGACGTACCGTCGTTCATGCGTCGCTGA
- the mraY gene encoding phospho-N-acetylmuramoyl-pentapeptide-transferase: MRQILFAGGIALAVAILLTPVLIKAFSKQGFGQEIRVEGPASHQSKRGTPTMGGVAILAGLWAGYWGSHLIGIGYEADGPSASALLVLGLTTVLGLVGFLDDFIKIRKQRNLGLNKTAKLVGQLFAAVIFGVLALQFRGPNGLTPGSTQLSYVRDIATVSMGSIVFIVWCYFLVTAWSNAVNLTDGLDGLAAGSMTLVLGAYTVITFWQYRMACSTNPGPGCYDVRDPLDLALICAAAAGACIGFLWWNAAPAKIFMGDTGSLALGGLLAGLSIVTRTELIMVVIAALFVAEAASVVIQVAVFRSSRRRVFRMAPFHHHFELAGWAETTVIIRFWLLAAIASAVGLALFYSEYLAAIGG; the protein is encoded by the coding sequence GTGAGACAGATCCTCTTCGCCGGAGGTATTGCACTCGCTGTGGCGATCCTGCTCACGCCTGTGCTGATCAAGGCATTTTCGAAGCAAGGATTCGGGCAGGAGATTCGGGTCGAGGGCCCTGCAAGCCACCAATCCAAGCGAGGGACTCCCACCATGGGCGGTGTTGCGATCCTCGCCGGGTTGTGGGCTGGGTACTGGGGCTCGCATCTGATCGGTATCGGTTACGAAGCGGACGGGCCGTCGGCTTCGGCCCTTCTGGTTCTGGGTTTGACCACGGTGCTGGGCCTGGTGGGTTTCCTCGACGACTTCATCAAGATTCGTAAGCAGAGAAATCTTGGCCTGAACAAGACCGCCAAGCTGGTGGGTCAACTTTTCGCTGCCGTAATTTTCGGCGTCCTTGCCCTGCAGTTCCGAGGGCCGAACGGGCTCACCCCCGGAAGTACCCAACTGTCCTACGTGCGCGACATCGCCACAGTCAGCATGGGTTCGATCGTGTTCATCGTGTGGTGCTACTTCTTGGTGACTGCCTGGTCCAATGCGGTCAATCTGACCGACGGCCTCGACGGTCTGGCGGCAGGCTCGATGACATTGGTACTCGGCGCTTACACGGTCATCACGTTCTGGCAATACCGCATGGCGTGTTCCACCAACCCAGGGCCAGGCTGCTACGACGTTCGCGATCCGCTGGACCTCGCCCTCATCTGTGCGGCCGCGGCGGGTGCATGTATCGGATTCCTATGGTGGAATGCTGCGCCCGCAAAGATATTCATGGGGGACACCGGATCCTTGGCGCTGGGTGGTCTGCTTGCCGGATTGTCGATCGTGACGAGAACCGAGCTGATCATGGTGGTGATCGCTGCACTGTTCGTCGCCGAGGCAGCGTCGGTCGTGATCCAGGTTGCGGTCTTCCGCTCCAGTCGACGACGAGTATTCCGAATGGCGCCGTTCCATCATCACTTCGAGCTCGCCGGGTGGGCGGAAACCACGGTAATCATCAGATTCTGGCTTCTGGCCGCCATCGCGTCGGCCGTCGGGCTGGCCCTGTTCTACAGCGAATATCTCGCTGCAATCGGAGGGTAG
- the murF gene encoding UDP-N-acetylmuramoyl-tripeptide--D-alanyl-D-alanine ligase, whose product MKALTLDQIANIVGGTLHDVPDPSRIVDGSVEFDSRKVNPGGLFLALPGANVDGHDHAAAAVAAGAAAVLAARPVGVPAIVVEPVPHDGRAMALEHDRDGSGAAVLGALSALARASVVDLTNTTSLTVIGVTGSSGKTSTKDLLASVLAPLGSVVAPPGSFNNELGHPWTALRADETTKFLVLELSARGVGHVAALASIAPPRIGIVLNVGTAHLGEFGSREKIALAKGELIEALPNAANGGVAILNADDPLVLSMRSRTSARVVTVGHSVEADVRATDVELDADARARFTLVTPTGSIGIALAVHGEHQVGNALAAAAVALECGASLEMIATALAGSNATSVRRMDVRTRPDGVTVVNDSYNANPDSMRAALKALVSMSRSGSGPRRRTWAVLGEMGELGPESVIEHDAIGRLAVRLDVSRLVIVDSGRPTRALHQGAVMEGSWGEESMLVSGDAEAIAVLRREVLPGDIVLVKASQSVALWSVADALLEPPNEADGENETMTPEESQ is encoded by the coding sequence GTGAAAGCGTTGACACTCGACCAGATCGCGAACATCGTCGGCGGAACCCTGCACGACGTACCCGACCCGTCACGGATCGTCGACGGGTCGGTCGAGTTCGATTCCCGCAAGGTAAACCCGGGAGGTCTGTTCCTGGCGTTGCCGGGAGCAAACGTCGACGGACACGACCATGCAGCGGCAGCAGTGGCTGCTGGTGCCGCTGCAGTCCTGGCTGCCCGTCCCGTCGGGGTGCCCGCAATTGTCGTCGAACCGGTTCCGCACGACGGTCGAGCCATGGCTCTCGAGCACGATCGCGATGGATCAGGAGCCGCGGTTCTCGGCGCGCTGTCTGCATTGGCTCGTGCCTCTGTTGTCGACCTGACGAATACGACCTCTCTGACGGTCATCGGCGTGACCGGATCCTCGGGAAAGACATCGACGAAGGATCTACTTGCTTCGGTACTGGCGCCACTGGGTTCCGTTGTTGCGCCGCCCGGGTCGTTCAACAACGAATTGGGCCATCCCTGGACGGCCCTTCGGGCCGACGAAACCACGAAGTTCTTGGTTCTCGAGTTGTCGGCGCGAGGCGTGGGGCACGTTGCCGCTTTGGCCTCGATCGCGCCTCCACGAATCGGCATCGTCCTGAACGTCGGAACGGCCCATCTCGGCGAGTTCGGATCGAGAGAAAAGATCGCGCTTGCCAAGGGTGAATTGATCGAAGCGCTTCCGAATGCCGCGAATGGCGGTGTCGCAATTCTCAACGCAGACGATCCGCTGGTGTTGTCGATGAGGTCACGGACGTCGGCTCGAGTGGTCACAGTCGGGCATTCGGTGGAAGCCGATGTTCGAGCAACGGACGTCGAACTCGACGCCGACGCGCGCGCGCGCTTCACTCTTGTCACCCCTACTGGGAGCATCGGCATCGCTCTCGCCGTCCACGGTGAACATCAGGTAGGCAACGCACTGGCCGCGGCCGCTGTGGCTCTCGAATGCGGCGCGAGCCTCGAGATGATCGCGACCGCGCTTGCCGGTTCCAATGCCACCTCGGTTCGCCGGATGGATGTTCGTACCCGTCCCGACGGGGTAACCGTCGTCAACGATTCGTACAACGCCAATCCCGACTCGATGCGGGCCGCGCTCAAAGCACTGGTTTCGATGTCGCGCTCGGGCAGCGGGCCGCGTCGGCGGACGTGGGCTGTATTGGGTGAAATGGGTGAACTGGGTCCAGAATCAGTCATCGAGCACGACGCGATCGGAAGGCTGGCCGTGCGACTCGATGTGAGTCGTCTGGTGATCGTCGACTCCGGTCGTCCGACACGAGCGCTCCACCAGGGCGCGGTGATGGAGGGGTCGTGGGGTGAAGAGTCGATGCTCGTGTCCGGCGACGCGGAGGCAATTGCGGTTTTGCGACGCGAGGTGTTGCCCGGTGACATCGTCCTGGTGAAGGCTTCGCAGTCGGTCGCGTTGTGGTCGGTGGCCGACGCGTTGCTGGAACCGCCGAACGAGGCAGATGGAGAGAACGAGACGATGACACCGGAGGAATCGCAGTGA
- the ftsW gene encoding putative lipid II flippase FtsW encodes MRRPLASFHLIVTIAALLTILGLVMVLSSSAAEAYATDGSAYSLFTQQLIGVALGVVAFYIALRMSVRMLRKLSFPLFCISVVMLMLVLIPGVGSEGADGARRWFNIAGISFQPSELAKVTLVLWGAHLLASRRSEHASLKSLLIPLVPASLLMCALVVLQPNLSTAIAIGIILVSLLWFAGLNARLFAILVVGGIGAATVLAFTAGYRSNRIKGWLNPGDDPQGLGYQSKQARYSLADGGPFGVGLGQSRAKWSYLPNAHNDFIFAIIGEELGFIGCLAVLGLFALFVYTGLRIAMRSVDPFLRLLAAGSTTWIFAQAMINICYVVGLLPVTGLQLPLVSYGGSSTAITLLMFGIIANAARHEPEAIAALHAGRDSRLDRVLRLPMPASFSPLRAAAARSKSTRPALDQEARRRLAARAESGRSAAREHAQVGGAPNRARRAPGEERSDPRRRVPRQPGARRNHPDGQGYRR; translated from the coding sequence ATGCGCCGCCCGCTTGCGTCGTTCCATCTGATCGTCACCATTGCGGCACTACTCACCATCCTCGGGCTTGTCATGGTGCTGTCCTCTTCGGCCGCCGAAGCCTATGCGACGGACGGCTCCGCCTATTCACTGTTCACACAGCAACTGATCGGCGTCGCCCTCGGTGTCGTGGCGTTCTACATCGCGTTGCGCATGTCGGTTCGGATGCTTCGAAAGCTGTCGTTCCCACTGTTCTGCATCTCGGTGGTCATGCTGATGCTCGTCTTGATTCCGGGTGTGGGGTCCGAGGGCGCAGACGGAGCGCGTCGATGGTTCAACATCGCTGGGATCTCGTTCCAGCCCTCCGAACTCGCCAAAGTCACGCTCGTCTTGTGGGGCGCACATCTTCTGGCCTCGCGGCGTAGCGAGCATGCCAGCTTGAAGTCACTCCTTATCCCGTTGGTACCTGCATCGTTGCTGATGTGCGCGCTGGTAGTGCTGCAGCCGAACTTGAGTACGGCCATCGCCATCGGCATCATCCTCGTTTCGCTTCTATGGTTCGCCGGGCTCAATGCTCGCTTGTTCGCAATTCTGGTCGTCGGCGGAATCGGCGCCGCAACCGTATTGGCATTCACTGCGGGCTATCGCTCGAACCGGATCAAGGGTTGGCTCAACCCGGGGGACGATCCACAGGGTCTGGGATATCAGTCCAAGCAAGCGAGATACTCCCTGGCCGACGGCGGACCCTTCGGCGTCGGACTCGGTCAGAGCCGTGCCAAGTGGAGCTACCTTCCCAACGCGCACAACGACTTCATCTTCGCGATCATCGGCGAGGAACTCGGTTTTATCGGGTGCCTGGCAGTGTTGGGTCTTTTCGCCCTGTTCGTGTACACCGGCCTCCGCATTGCCATGCGATCGGTCGACCCGTTCCTTCGTCTGCTGGCCGCCGGTTCGACGACCTGGATCTTCGCCCAGGCGATGATCAATATCTGCTATGTGGTCGGGTTGCTTCCGGTGACGGGTCTTCAGTTGCCGCTGGTGTCCTACGGTGGATCATCGACCGCGATCACGCTCCTCATGTTCGGTATCATCGCCAACGCCGCGAGACACGAACCCGAAGCGATCGCGGCATTGCACGCCGGCAGGGACAGCAGGCTCGATCGAGTACTTCGGCTTCCGATGCCCGCGTCGTTCTCGCCTCTGCGTGCAGCCGCCGCTCGATCCAAATCGACCAGGCCTGCCCTCGACCAGGAGGCCCGCCGCAGGCTTGCGGCACGTGCAGAGAGCGGTCGTTCGGCCGCGCGTGAACACGCACAGGTGGGCGGCGCACCGAATCGAGCACGTCGAGCTCCAGGTGAGGAACGGTCCGATCCTCGCCGGCGCGTGCCGAGGCAACCCGGCGCGCGACGCAACCACCCCGATGGGCAAGGATATCGACGGTGA
- a CDS encoding FtsQ-type POTRA domain-containing protein, protein MNSAAASHEAKDRERRREAREAERLRVSQSRRKLGLIAAAVVAVIVAGFALVYLTPVLSVRKIEVTGNATVSEEEIVADLDILLGEKLVRVDVGSAAQRVAAIPAVASVRVQRMYPSTVRVTVTERVPVAFVDEPDGTHLLDKDGVDFAVGTPLPGVVRLVTDTPGPGDAATTSGLAVLDSMPDALRGQVGEVRATSISEVSLSLLDGRTLVWGSSDNSERKSAVALTLLSQPGQVLDVSSPDLPTIK, encoded by the coding sequence GTGAATTCGGCAGCCGCATCGCACGAGGCGAAGGATCGCGAGCGCAGGCGTGAGGCTCGAGAAGCGGAACGTTTGCGTGTCTCGCAGTCGCGTCGCAAGCTCGGACTGATCGCGGCGGCGGTGGTGGCTGTGATCGTGGCGGGATTTGCCCTGGTGTACCTCACCCCCGTGTTGTCGGTCCGCAAGATCGAGGTCACCGGAAACGCGACGGTGTCCGAGGAAGAAATTGTCGCCGACCTCGACATCCTGCTGGGGGAGAAGCTCGTACGGGTCGATGTTGGATCAGCTGCGCAGCGTGTCGCGGCTATCCCGGCAGTGGCGTCGGTACGTGTCCAACGGATGTATCCGTCGACCGTGCGGGTGACGGTGACGGAACGAGTGCCTGTGGCGTTCGTGGACGAGCCGGACGGAACTCATTTGCTCGACAAGGACGGCGTCGACTTTGCGGTCGGTACGCCCCTGCCTGGAGTCGTGCGCTTGGTGACGGATACACCCGGTCCAGGGGATGCGGCTACGACAAGCGGACTGGCCGTACTGGATTCGATGCCTGACGCTCTTCGTGGTCAGGTCGGCGAGGTTCGCGCGACGTCGATATCGGAGGTGTCCCTTTCGTTGCTCGACGGGAGGACGCTCGTGTGGGGAAGTAGCGACAATTCGGAGCGCAAATCTGCTGTGGCGCTTACATTGTTGTCTCAGCCCGGACAGGTTCTGGATGTATCGAGCCCAGATCTACCCACCATCAAGTAG